The Notolabrus celidotus isolate fNotCel1 chromosome 16, fNotCel1.pri, whole genome shotgun sequence genomic sequence ttttgaagccaatcgtcggcgggagccatattgaaaatgctgaactcaaccaaacttagtgtgaggtaaagaggcagggtttgagccttcgagccaacagctacagtgttcccgcctgtcaatcaagtcagtcatgtccttaaatgggcaaaactcgttatcttaatatcttctgaactgttgcgttaaaaaaaaattcatcccccgtacattgtgtgctgatagagaaatgaactatccagactacactcgtcttttgaaccaggctgtaaacatgtttatttatgctgcaaagatcgtcttttttgaatggatgtgtatgtggtttccggtgtttctgcatccagcctcaagtggacactcgatgaactgcagtttataacacttccgcatgggcttcatgttttgagaccggaggttgcctcttgatTTGACTCCACAAAAAAACTTAAACCTGAGTCCTACAATAATAAACAAGTTGTAGGTAAATTATGTTTTTCCAGCTACTGAACTATTAATGTTGAATTGAAGCTTGTGTAAATATCAATAAAAGTaattacagttgtgctcataagtttacataccctggcagaatttatagtttcttgggtagtttctgttgtctttatgatatataaaaagtaaacacagttgtttgataaaaattttgcttcacccaaccactaaccataagtgaaaaaaaagtttttctcttatcatttatatcctctgaaaaatggcccaaaaaaatcacaaattctgccagggtatgtaaacttatgagcacagcTGTATATCCCTTCTACTGACGATATAAGCATGACGAGAAAGTCACCCAGACCCAAAATAACTGATTTAATCATGTTGAATTTAGAGTTGTATCTATTAGAGATAGACCAGTTAATAGATCGGCCATTCTTATCGGCACTGGCCTTTAAAAAGACGATATTGGTCAACCGATATCAATATTGATTGATACCATTGTTAAAATCGATACTGGTGTGGATATCATCCcccaattaaaaaagaaaaaaaaagccttcagATTAATTAATAGTTGTCTTGAAAGCTATGCTATGATATTAGTGAATTATTAATGTTGAATTAAAAGttgattaaatatgaatgtCTAAATCAATATAGATATCAGCCTGAGAGGAAAGAGATTGTCATGCGTCATTAACAATTGGTACATGGCCAATATTTCATAGGTTTGGTCTCCAAATTAATATTATAAGGGGGCTCAGATGATTGCTTGTGGAGTCTTTTATCTTTTCTCCATCTAAAGATTCGCAAAAGCTAACTGTTCGCGCTTGTCTCAGACAAAATCCTCTATTTTCTTCTATTTACTGCTTAATGTCTCATCTGCAGCAGCTTCTCTGAAATCTCACTCACACCAGTCTTTATACATCTCAACCTCAGGTCCATTACTGCGCTTGGCTGCCTCCTTCATGAgccctgacagagagaggagggggggtcgTAGATTGAAATCCTCCCTCTCTGAGTATCTGTGCAGGCCTGATCTGTGGCTCTCAAACAAGCTCTGGTATGTGTTAATCCGTAAAAATGCATCAGCAATTCAGCCAGATGTCTACGAGCCGGATAGCGTTTCTATCTGAGGGAAGATTTAACTGAAGCTACAGGGGGCAGGACAGGACGCTGTATCCGTACCTTCACAGGAAGGAGGAAGAATATTCATCTGAGTGGAATGAAATCCTCTGGGACCAATAATGGTTTTCTCTTTATCTTTGCTGAAAAGGGCGCTGCTATATTCAGACAGAAGGAAATGTGCTGATTCATTTCAAATAGCATGATTTTAATGTTGACAGAAATAATCATCACAATTCTTTTTTAGTCCAGCAGGAGTCAACAGGATactacatttcccacaatgccaCTTAAAAATCCATTCCAAGCCCATCATGAGTCTAAGAAACGTTTTTTGACATCACTATGACTTCATCAGGGTGATTTTTCCCTGAATACGGTCTACCAGATTGCCCATCCCTGCAATCACAGATTCAGGGAACACTttatttttccttgtgtttgatttgtttatgCCACTATCTGATGGAGCctcctgcctgtgttttgtctccCTGTCAGAGATGTGGTACTGGGTGTTCCTGTGGTGTCTCTTCTCCTCGCTCTTCGTCCACGGGGCGGTGGGGCTGCTCATGTTGGTCATGCTGCAGCGCCACAAGTGGGGCCGCCTCATCACCCTGGTGCTGGTCAGCGTGGGTTTCCTGGCCTCGCTGTCCGGAGGCGTCATCACCAGTAAGTCCACTTTCTAcccttatttgtttgttttttctttcattctttttttagaCTGACCTCAAGTcagccaagaagaagaaaagtggaGGTgacagggaaggagagagagagagagagggttgatTCCTGtcacacagaggaggacaggagctgacagagacagagagatttCAGActcttgtttcttttctctACCTTCCTTGTTGTTCCTGTTTATGCTGCGCAGGAAACTTCAACTATGTCTGGTTAAAAGTGTGAAAATCATCTCAACAGTGTCTCTGACTCCATTCAACACCTTTATGACAACCTTAAAGACAGATTGATCTGTTCAAAACAGAAATAAGTGATGCAGATATGTTGACTTACAGTATTTAAACTCTGTCTCAACATTAAATACGAGCTGAGTATcgctttaaatatttaacaaatCTGCTGAAATGATGCAAAGCTGCAAGGCTGAATTACAAATTGGGCAACAGCTACAGCCCCCAGGGCTCCTTAGCTTGTGGTAATTGAATTAATCTTTGTTTATTCATACTTAATGCACAACTCAAACACAATATAAACTGAATCTGAAGGAAGTGCTTTACTACAGTAACTGTGAAGGCAGAGACATTGAAAAGGTGGATGCAGGGTAAACAGAATGTGAACCAAACTAGGAGGTTGAATTCAGGATGTTGTTGTCTCTGTGGAATCACTGAAACCGTCACTTCTAGAACAAGTCCATCACAAAGTAACAAAAAACCTTTGTCAATTCAATTTGATAATAGCAGACACCactttaaataattttaaaagtacagaaCAAAAATTGAGTTTATAAAGTATAGGCAAAGTCAAAAAATGAAACTGATGCTTTAGCTCCACAAAAAATAATCTGTGATAAAAAAAGGTGAAGTTCTTTTCACGCCATTTTTAGCACTGGTGACGCCTGTTTCCTGTACAAAGCTAATGCAGTTGAGCATCCTCAGCACAAAACTTCCCCAAGAGTCAGCTGTTATGGTTGCTGCACTCACAGAACTGTATGCTGACAATAGTTCAAGTTACAGAAAGCTGCAATGCTCATCAATATAATGTCTCCCTACACCGACCAATCAAattcaagaaggggcgggacttctgatatatCAAAAAGTATGGCAGAGGAGAAACTAACCTGACTTGTTTTAGAGCTTTTTAGAATCCTCTTTACTGTTTGAAcatttgctttaaaaatgtcctcAACTACCAGCAAATACTAACATCCAGAGCAAACATCATATCACTTTAAGTCACTCCAAGTCACGCTACACTACAACACGCCACTTCACGGCACAACTCACCATGTCATGTCATGCCATGTCATGCCATGTCATGTCACGTCCTGCCACGTCACATCACGCCACGCTATGTCACGTCGAGCCATTTACGCCACATCCTATCATGCCACGCCATATCCTGTCACGTCAAGCCATGACATGCCACATCACTACACAACACATCACGTTACACCACGTTACATCACATCTCGCAATGCCACACCACACCACGTCATACCACGCCATTTAAACCATGTCACATCATTAAAGCTTTGGCATGCCAAGCCACTCATGCCATGTTACGTCATGCCACGCCACACCATGTCATACCACGCCATTTAAACCACGTCACATCATTAAAGCTTTGGCATGCCAAGCCACTCATGCCATGTTACGTCATGCCACGCCACACCACGTCGTGCAACGTCATGTCATACCATGCCAAATCACGTCATATCAGGCCAAAAACCCAACCAGCCATGACATGCCACATCACGAGGTGACACGCCATATCACGACAACACACCATGTCAAGTCATGCCATGTCACACCACGTTACATGGCGTTACGACCCATCTCGCAACGCCACAATAAGTCAGGTCATGCTACGCCATTAAAACTACGTCACATCATTAAAGCCTTGGCATGTCAAGCCACTCATGCCATGTCACGTCATGCCATGTTACATCATGCCATGCCACGCCACACCACATGCCATTTTACATCATGCCTAGCCACGTTACGTCATGCCACGTTACGTCATGCCATGTTACGTCATGCCATGTTACGTCATGCTATGCCACGCCATGCCATGCCACGCCGTGCCACGCCACACCACGTCACGTCTGGTTTTATTTGCTCTGTATGCTAAGTCTGGTTTGTCCTTCCTAACCTTACACTCTCTGCGACAGAGTATAGTCACAGGCTGTGTAAATAAACCTTTATCAATCTGAGTGTAAGGCAGGGATACTTCAGGGCTCGCCAAATGAATCACCCCATATTTTAGATTCAAGCTAGcttcaaaacaaagacaggttATGATTAATGTGAGACAATCAGTGAGAGAAGACTATTGACTCTGAGCCCACAACCCCTGTCACATCAGTCATTTGTACACCAGtgtgacattttgatttattgagGGTTAGCTTGCTCAGTAGAGCAGGTGACGTGGATACAGAAGCAGAGCCTCCTCTCTTTGGCTTCAGGATTCGACCCTGACCTTCGTACGTATAGTTCGTCATCCCCATTCTCTCCTCATCCGCTCAGCTGTCTCTTCAAACCAAGGAAAGGCCAAAATCAATCTAAAATATACACAAAGataacacattttgaaatgttacattGTGTATCCCTGTGTTAAAACTTGGCCAGTGGACAGATCatcttttacaaacatgttcCTAACAGACTTTAAACTAACAAACAGTTAAACAGCACAAAGAAAGAGGGATTCATGAAAGCttcttctgtgtctgtctgtgacaCTCGTCCTCACCATATGCGGCATGGGCCAATTGTCATGGAAACGAACTGGTGTAGAAAGAATGGCGAGTGAGCACAGTGGTGGCCGTGTGCTAACTGCTGTCCCCGCTCACTGCATGGAGCCACACATGAGCGCTCCAATATCTTTTTATAACACTGGCTCccaaaaaaaataacttcagtGCAGGATACTTGACTCGCGGCCGGAGGCTTCACTGAAGGATGGAGAATATGTGGGAGGCTGAGTTTGTCCTCAGTGTGAGCGGGCAGTCTGCAGTAATGGTGACAGGCCGTGACagacagctgtgtttgtgcGCCTGCCCATCTGTTTACTCGCTTTGTGTATTAACGCTGCTCGTGTGTGTTTTTCCCCCCCCTCAGGCGCGGCTGTGGCGGGGGTGTACCGCGTGGCAGGGAAGGACATGGCACCGCTGGAGGCTCTGGTGTTCGGCGTCGGTCAGACCACCCTCTCCGTCATCATCTCCTTCTCAAGAATCCTGGCCACACTGTGAAGAAGAACCGCTCGTCGAGATAAAGGACAGACGCCGAGATGAAAGAGCGGGAAGAAGAATCGAGCCAATCAGAGACTTTTAGATGCTCAAAAGTGGCCGAGCTTgtggaaggagaggaggcagaTATGGCTCTCTGGACCTTTTGGatgcagcagagagaaaaagagagcgcCACCCAGTGTTTCTGCTCGGTTACTGCCACAATCACACTGcatttcagaggaaactcaATGCAGTACTGCTTGTCAGAGAAGGCGCCGTGCTCAGCTTCTGAACTTGAAAGCCATGTCTTGTGTGTTTCCGGAGCTTCATCACTTCTTCGTGCCAACAGCCTTCTCTGGACATCCAGACGCCTTTGTGGCCACTGACTCTTGAAGGCTTTCTGTTGCACTTGttgggaaaaataaaaaaacagcaaagtgaCGATCTGTTATGGTGATCTGATGACCTTCTTTGGTGATCAGCGTGAGAACAACAGTGCAGCGACGAGGAGTGGCGATCAAACAGTGTTCATCAGCAAAAAACAACCTTGTTCTTCAGTGTTAGACATCAGCCTCACCTCTTGTTCTCCACAGCGTTCAAGTACAGATCATAACGATCATTCCTCTCCCGTAAATGGTTTTAAAGCTCCACTCGTGAGTGAGATGCAGCTTTAAATTTTGCACTTTGTAACTGATGGAGAGGCTCTTTGCCTAAGAGGTGTGAAATCATGGAGGAGAAAACCAGCATCAGCGCTACGTTTGGTTTGTCGTGATGAAATATTGATTCTTTGAGTGCCAACGAGAGCTAAAGGTAAAGGAATATTTAGACTCACAAGGAAATATGCTGACTCATTTTCTAGTGTTAGAGTAAGCGAACATGATGCCACTCTTATGTCTGCACAGTAAATCTAAAGCTACAAGGAGATAGTTAGCATAGCATAACTactggaaacagggagagacgGCTAGCCAAGCATGATGAAGAAACGACAAAGAAGTGTTATAAAGACGTTCTTTATGACGTTTAGTAGAAAAAACGATATTTGCAGCTTTCCTAGGCCGGACTACTTCTGGGTTTTTAGCAAAGCGGTTGTTCTGAATCAAGAAAAAGTCTGTTACAATATCCTGAATTAGTGTTAAACCTGTAAAGATATTGAGTAAGGGAAAATGTGGTTATGCTGATTAGAACctcaacagggtgagcaggacccgaTGTAAAGCGGATAGTTCTTGTTCCACTTTTCCCATCAGAGATAGTCCGGGCTCCtaaggctgctctcacatctgtgcctgatGTCTGTCACTCTCAAAACCAGCCTCAGATGGAAGCtaaagtttttgccacagtgtgaaCAGGCTGAGGTGAAATAAGCGGGACTCCTTTCTGTgggttgatttgatatgacgtgtgtgatcaggttgtccccaGCTTAGCTTTTGCTATTGAGAATTAATTACCATTGTtacagggttttgaccaatcagaatgaagtatttaacTCAGCTGGGTGACAACAAAGATGAGTCACACTTCACGTGATTCTTTGACCAAATACATGACTGAGCACACAACTGTCTACTGACGCCTTGTAGACGGCATGAGGTCAGCTGTTCAAACAGTTCTTCTCCCACTGAATGaaaagtttgcttttaaaaatgctccAATGGAAGGTTCTGCAAAATTTTGCAGTACAGACTCGTCTTACATTGTAATTGCTTGACAGTCCTAGTTTTTGCGGATCAGAAGCGTCTGTATGCAGATTTTGTTACTCATTTGCAGAACCTAGCTACCTGTCTATCCCTGATTCCAGTCTTGGTGCTAAGCTAAGCTTACCACTAACTTTTGAGATTTTCTTACTTCGGCATTTGTCTTGAATCACTGTGAGAGTGACGAAGGATGGGAAATAAGAGGATGAGAGAGTGAGGATGCCGTGCACCGAAGGGCctttgcagtaaaaaaaaaaaaaaagtaagccCACTGAGTGAGCTTCATGTTTATGGATCAGATATAAAAGTGGTATCAGTCAATTTCCCAAAAATGgtgaactattcctttaaaagaagaaagagaaaggccTGGACGAGCAGACTGTTTCAGTTTGTATTGAGCCAGTTCGGTCCAGGTCTGGTGTGCATGAGATCAGGATCAGGGTCTTGTATTTCAGGGTTGAAGATATAACGGTATGATAAATGTGTTTTGCTGCTTGAGAGTCAGCTGTGACGTTTCTTCAGACAAACGATCCCGTGTCTGTGAGTCCTGGTGCAGATTGTTAGTTATAACGATGGAACCCAGCCTTCCTTCGCTTACTAACATTACCTGCACTGATACAACATAAATCCCCCCGTTGAAAGCCACCTAGATGGACTAATTTTGCTGCTCGGACGGCCATTCTTCTATggctccctcttttcttttttggatttatttattaaccCATGTTCCTTAAGTTAAACTTTGCATATTGCACTGAGATTAATCTGCCTTGTTTTAGCACCGTGTGCGATCAAACTTCTCTGGTGTGACCCAGCCCAGCGTTAAAAAACATGTAATAGCAGACACTGTAAAGAGTAAAGTGCTCAGAATGTGCTCGGAGCTACTGCATTATCTGAAAACGATGAAGAAGAGTAAGACACACTGGTGTTTATTTAAGTTTAATGCTCATTACTCGGCTCATAAGTTGGAAGCACTCTCTTGTGCTCAGCTCTAATGCAGGGTGAGAAGAGTTAGGTTGTAATGCCAAAGTAATGCTCActttctagctttatttatcatctTTGTCTCATTTTATTGATATCACAGCCATGATTTcttccttttattccttttttagaGACATTTGCACATTGGCTTTGGTATCAAACTCCCCCTAAACTTCCTAAAAACCACAGCTGATGAGAAttggatgaaaatgaaaatgaaatttgAGATATTAAGCATGTGTGCTGTGTGGTTTTGTAGCTCTAAAGATAACCGCTGTGTATTTATGAGAGTTATGTAATTGACACAACTCACCTTCAGTCCCAGCTCAGCACACAAGAGGGCGATATTGCACAGGAGTTAAGAGATGGACTGACTGCTTGGAAGATGATTGTGGATTTTAACACGGTGAAACAGAGTGTGTACAGAGTGTTTTGATACATTTAACCAATAATGTTTTCTAGACTAAATTTAGCCCCTAGATCAAAGAGTGTCGTTAGATAAAAAACCTTTTTAATCCACTGATCGCTCTGCTCGGTGTCCATTCTACCTGTTTGAATGTTTAAGCTCAATTTCAGGGACCAAatgtgagctgctgctgatgactCACCTGCTGTCATAGCAATGAAATCTCTGAAGCTGCTCGTGGGGCAGTTTCTGCATGTTCTTacatgtgtgtgagcgtgtgtgcgCGCTTCATAGGACACGTGTGGTGTGATTGTTGGTGCTGTATCCATGTGTGTACTATAATAGGATATTAATTTATTACTTTCTTTGGAGGGGTTGTTCACGTTCTcttttttggacccctgaagcGTCAGAAAGCTTGAGGATGAAATTGAAAGCGGTCCACTGAGCGATGTCTTACATAACGTGATGGAAACCTTTTAATTTGAGGTGTTAGAAATGACTTTTCTGCCAATGAAGCTGCAAGAACTGGACTGAAGATGTTAGATTAGTGCACTTACTGTACATCCAGAGCTGTATATAGCCATAGTGTACAAAAACCTCCACCGGAAGAAGAGCGTGCAACATGATAAACGTGATTCAAACAGCTGATACGAACAAACAAACCACCgcagagtgtttttgttttcacacagtCGGAGTATTCACACCCAGTGCCATGATCACTCATAGTGAATATTGTTTTTTCCGCTCCAGGCTCTGTGATTCAGCCGCCGTCTAAGTGGCtgatgacagtgtgtgtgtgtgagtgtgtgtgtgtgtatgtgtgtactgcAATATTTAAGGAGACACCCAGCAACTAATAATCCCCTGTAGACtctaagacaaaaacacacaccatcacactgCAGCTCAATAATCCTTCTCTTTCATAGGCTCATATCTAAAGCCGCCCCCTCAGTCCACCGTCGTCCAAAATGCCACATCTTCCCCCCGGACACATACTGTGTACCTGCTGCGACTGCGTGAGCGGTGCGGCTCAGAAAACGTGTGAATGGACGATACGGACAATCCAACAAGAGACAATGTTGTACAAAAACCCAAAGTGGCACTTGTAGATAATGTACATTaagttcttttttaattttgtaccAGCTGAACCGCTGATATTTATAACTATTGCCTATTTATGTACAAATTGTTCTCCTGTACATACTCAACAGTTGGTTGAAATAAAAATCTTTTGCAGTATAATCGCTCAGGAGTGCTGTTTCACGTCTCCGTGGCCTTCCTGCATTTGTGTTGTCATCCTGTGAATACATCGgtccctctgtctgcctctgtgtcCTTGTGGGTTAACGTCTCTCACCTCTTCTCCTTTTCATTTAAGTTTGCCTTTTTACTTTCTACTCTCCTtcactttcctcctctttccacTAATTGTATCAAGGTAAAAGAACAATCAAATACTTTGGCCAAGGACAGAAAATGTTTCCTGATTAGCTgaacttttgttttaaaagtcaaGGCCAGAGTTTGTACTGCGGGGGCTTTCAGCAAAGTTATCAGACATCTTTATGACGTCTCTTTAAAGGTTTTGGAAGCAGCTGCAGTACTTAGTACAATACCAGTATCTTATTTCAAACAATAATCCACTGAAGTTGTTTGAAAGTTAAAGTTTCTGTGCAGTTTCATTGTTTGAGTGATCACTGATGAATATTAGGAACCTTACTTTGGACTCTGGCTTCATTTTGCAGCCACTGCTCAACTTCTTTGACTGAGTCAAAATTACTACCTCTACAATGTTGTTGCGAAATGCTAACATTGGCATGCTAGCATGAAAAATGTGACAATTTTAAAGCCCCAGTAAGGAACTTTTAGGTTGCATTTATTATTgcgtcccctgtggacaaaatagtAACTCATGTCTTTGGGGATTGTGTCCTGTACATGTCTAAGTATTGTTATTTCTTAACAAAAAGTCAAattgtgtcttctttaacagtATAATGCAtaactcattgagattaaaagcggaggaaaatgttaaaaaaaaggctgtttctgacaTATAGTTGACTTTTCTGACACCTACCTGCAGTAGATCTTGTAGTTATTAAAGATACGTTAAAAGAAAGAGACAATTTTTATGCTGATGATCTCTTATGTTAAGTATGCTAATGTGTTCATTTACTGTACAAGTAAGAGCTTGATGCTGATGAGAATGACATCAGTCTTGCGCGTATTTGGTTGTGAACAAAAGTATTGggaaatagaaaatgttaaatgattgtGGTGCTGGTagtaaaataaagttattacaAATCATTctaaaagaacacaaaaaatGACCCAAATTTCAACAAAGTCAAACCAAAAATTGTCccaaaatttaattaaatgagGTAgcggtgttaacttaaattcaggagcaggaccacacccAAACcccaccctcaatcacctgagaAGCCTACTTTAGCTAGCCTACTCCTACTcctgattcttcaacccaccctccctcttcTTACCCTTCTTCAATTAACCTTTTTCTTCATCCCCTTCTACTCAACATGTGCTCGCTTCTTCTATGTccttgtctaattccaggttcagcctgggtcaagatcaggtCCTACAGGATAACGTTGAGacagaacccccatcctgagtctccttctgctgggccacacTATGCACAAATActtcattaaatgtttaaactcatatccttgtgtggcgggGTTCTTGCTAGTGGACTGCTACAGAATATAACATCCATGTTGTTATGATTCATTctcagaggaacatgcatgtc encodes the following:
- the tmem170b gene encoding transmembrane protein 170B, giving the protein MPSSKAKYSYSIKRGANPGGGGRNMTTNRDYSVNLSVQQVLSLWVQGTTLQHFTEMWYWVFLWCLFSSLFVHGAVGLLMLVMLQRHKWGRLITLVLVSVGFLASLSGGVITSAAVAGVYRVAGKDMAPLEALVFGVGQTTLSVIISFSRILATL